A genomic segment from Leptolyngbya boryana PCC 6306 encodes:
- a CDS encoding sigma-70 RNA polymerase sigma factor region 4 domain-containing protein, with protein MVATKRRSPTSTLVSKDSISGASSALKDLPEKPKEIWSLREAISLLKDQIILALDRGYTYTEVSQMLSSKGVEISPSTLKYYLSSARKEDGSSTKGRRRRTLSMTAETLQNGSDALDSEAGASEEKPKREKAAPKATKSAPKTPAKQPAKAATKPAAKAKTTSTKTTKTTTRKKSAS; from the coding sequence ATGGTTGCAACGAAAAGAAGATCGCCGACCTCAACACTTGTATCTAAAGATTCGATCAGCGGAGCTTCCAGTGCGCTCAAGGATCTGCCTGAAAAGCCCAAAGAAATTTGGTCACTGAGAGAAGCCATTAGCCTGCTGAAAGATCAAATCATTTTGGCACTCGATCGTGGGTATACCTATACCGAGGTTTCGCAGATGCTTTCCTCGAAAGGTGTTGAGATTAGCCCTTCTACGTTGAAGTACTATCTCTCTTCTGCTCGTAAAGAAGATGGAAGTAGCACAAAAGGTCGTCGTCGTAGAACATTGTCGATGACAGCCGAAACTTTGCAAAACGGATCGGATGCTTTAGACAGCGAAGCAGGAGCTTCTGAAGAGAAGCCCAAGCGCGAAAAAGCTGCCCCAAAAGCAACCAAATCGGCTCCTAAAACGCCTGCGAAGCAACCTGCTAAAGCTGCAACTAAACCCGCAGCAAAAGCAAAAACTACGTCCACAAAAACGACGAAGACGACCACTCGCAAAAAATCAGCCAGTTAA
- the holA gene encoding DNA polymerase III subunit delta, producing the protein MGIYFYWGEDSFAIAQAVKALKQQTLDPMWESFNFDKFSPEQSDAVVQALNQAMTPPFGTGNRLVWLSETTLAQRCPEEMLSELDRTLTALPDTTTLLLTSSSKPDGRLKSTKLLQTHATIQEFSLIPPWKTELIRTQVQRVAQEFDLKLTSKAIDYITEAVGNDTRQLYSELEKLKVFAADSKKPLDESAIAPLITASTQSSLQLLAAIRQGKTAQALELVADLLRQNEPALRIVSTLVGQFRLRLWIKLMLESGERDDREIAKAAELGNPKQLYFLKQELQSASLQQLQQVLPILLELEFSLKRGSDETITLQTKVIELCQIFQFRK; encoded by the coding sequence ATGGGGATTTACTTTTATTGGGGGGAAGATAGTTTCGCGATCGCTCAAGCCGTGAAAGCCCTGAAACAACAGACACTTGACCCCATGTGGGAAAGCTTTAACTTTGATAAATTTTCCCCGGAGCAAAGCGATGCGGTCGTTCAAGCCCTTAATCAAGCGATGACTCCCCCCTTCGGCACTGGAAATCGTCTTGTCTGGCTCTCTGAGACGACGCTAGCGCAACGATGCCCGGAAGAGATGCTATCTGAACTCGATCGCACATTGACTGCTCTACCAGATACCACAACGCTGCTGCTGACAAGTTCCTCAAAACCAGACGGACGGCTCAAATCCACGAAACTTCTACAGACTCACGCCACGATTCAAGAGTTCTCACTGATTCCGCCCTGGAAAACTGAATTAATTCGGACTCAAGTGCAGCGAGTGGCGCAGGAATTTGACCTCAAACTTACGTCAAAGGCGATCGATTACATCACTGAAGCAGTCGGCAATGATACGCGCCAGCTTTACAGCGAATTAGAGAAACTGAAAGTCTTTGCCGCTGATTCTAAGAAACCTTTAGATGAATCTGCGATCGCGCCTCTGATTACCGCCAGTACGCAAAGTTCTCTGCAACTGCTCGCTGCAATTCGGCAAGGGAAAACGGCTCAGGCATTAGAACTGGTGGCTGACTTGTTACGCCAAAATGAGCCTGCTTTGCGAATTGTCAGCACTCTCGTGGGGCAATTCCGGCTGAGATTGTGGATCAAGCTCATGCTCGAATCAGGAGAACGCGACGATCGAGAAATTGCCAAAGCCGCAGAACTAGGCAACCCGAAACAGCTTTATTTTCTCAAACAAGAACTTCAATCTGCGTCACTTCAACAATTGCAACAGGTTCTCCCAATTTTGCTGGAGTTAGAATTTAGCCTAAAACGAGGTAGCGATGAGACGATCACGCTGCAAACAAAGGTGATTGAACTTTGTCAAATTTTCCAATTCAGAAAGTGA
- a CDS encoding omega-aminotransferase AptA has product MLDISLPESLDAFWMPFTANRQFKAKPRLMASAKDMHYITVDGRQVLDGTAGLWCVNAGHCRDRIVDAIHQQAATLDFSPTFQMGHPGPFALADRLAKMLPGDLDHVFFANSGSEAVDTALKIALAYHRVRGEASRTRLIGRERGYHGVGFGGVSVGGIAPNRKFFGSLLPGVDHLPHTHNLEQNAFSKGQPTWGAHLADELERIVTLHDPSTIAAVIVEPVAGSTGVLIPPVGYLEKLRSICDKYGILLIFDEVITGFGRLGKAFAVDYFGVMPDLVCVAKGITNAAVPMGAVFARSYIYDAFMHGQESAIELFHGYTYSGHPLACAAAMATLDIYEEEQLFDRAASLASYWEEAMHSLKGVPHVIDVRNLGLVAGIELESIPGQPGVRAYNALVNCFEQGLLIRTTGDIIALSPPLILEKHHIDEMVERLSHVLRSM; this is encoded by the coding sequence ATGTTAGATATCTCTCTACCAGAGAGCCTTGATGCTTTCTGGATGCCTTTTACTGCAAATCGACAGTTCAAAGCTAAGCCTCGTCTGATGGCATCTGCCAAAGATATGCACTACATCACAGTCGATGGGCGGCAGGTTTTAGACGGGACTGCGGGGCTATGGTGTGTGAATGCAGGACATTGCCGCGATCGCATTGTCGATGCCATTCATCAGCAAGCCGCGACTTTAGATTTTTCGCCCACGTTTCAGATGGGACATCCTGGTCCATTTGCCTTAGCCGATCGCTTAGCCAAAATGCTTCCTGGCGATTTGGATCATGTATTTTTTGCGAATTCTGGCTCAGAGGCAGTCGATACTGCGCTGAAGATTGCGCTGGCGTATCATCGGGTGCGGGGTGAAGCGAGCCGAACTCGGTTAATTGGTCGAGAGCGAGGCTATCACGGGGTCGGATTTGGAGGAGTTTCGGTAGGAGGAATTGCTCCAAATCGTAAGTTCTTCGGCAGTTTACTTCCAGGCGTTGATCATCTTCCGCATACGCATAATTTAGAACAGAATGCCTTTAGTAAAGGACAGCCGACTTGGGGGGCACATTTAGCTGATGAGCTAGAGCGGATTGTGACCTTGCATGATCCATCCACGATCGCGGCTGTGATTGTTGAGCCTGTTGCTGGATCGACTGGTGTGCTGATTCCGCCTGTCGGGTATTTAGAGAAACTGCGATCGATCTGCGACAAGTACGGCATTCTCTTGATCTTTGATGAGGTGATCACAGGCTTTGGGCGCTTGGGCAAAGCGTTTGCGGTTGATTACTTTGGAGTCATGCCAGATTTGGTTTGTGTCGCAAAAGGCATTACAAATGCTGCGGTTCCGATGGGGGCTGTGTTTGCACGATCGTATATTTATGATGCGTTTATGCATGGGCAGGAAAGTGCGATCGAGCTATTTCATGGGTATACCTATTCAGGACATCCCTTAGCCTGTGCAGCAGCAATGGCGACGCTGGATATTTATGAAGAGGAGCAGTTATTCGATCGGGCTGCCAGTCTTGCTTCATATTGGGAAGAAGCAATGCATTCGCTCAAAGGCGTGCCGCATGTGATTGATGTGCGGAATTTAGGATTAGTGGCAGGAATTGAGTTGGAATCCATTCCAGGACAACCCGGAGTTCGAGCTTACAATGCGCTAGTCAATTGTTTTGAGCAAGGCTTGCTGATTAGAACCACCGGAGACATTATTGCGCTGTCCCCGCCCTTGATTCTGGAAAAACATCATATCGATGAGATGGTGGAACGATTGAGCCACGTATTACGATCGATGTAA
- the ftsH2 gene encoding ATP-dependent zinc metalloprotease FtsH2, whose protein sequence is MKSSWRTILLWAIPALVVGFFLWQGSIAPAAPNTGKNTASTRMTYGRFLEYLDANRITSVDLYDGGRTAIVEAVDPDLDNRLQRLRVDLPGDTPQLITRLRSSNINLDSHPVRNDGAVWGLLGNLVFPILLLGGLFFLFRRSGNVPGGPGQAMNFGKSRARFQMEAKTGVLFDDVAGIEEAKEELQEVVTFLKKPERFTAVGAKIPKGVLLVGPPGTGKTLLAKAIAGEAGTPFFSISGSEFVEMFVGVGASRVRDLFKKAKENAPCIIFIDEIDAVGRQRGAGIGGGNDEREQTLNQLLTEMDGFEGNSGIIIIAATNRPDVLDSALLRPGRFDRQVTVDVPDIKGRLEVLNVHARNKKISEEVSLDAIARRTPGFSGADLANLLNEAAILTARRRKDAITMSEIDDAVDRVVAGMEGTPLTDSKSKRLIAYHEVGHAIVGTLVKEHDPVQKVTLIPRGQARGLTWFMPSEDQGLISRAQILARIKGALGGRAAEEVIFGDAEVTTGAGGDIQQVTSMARQMVTRYGMSDLGPLSLESQQGEVFLGGGWMTRSEYSEEIAARIDAQVRSIVEHCLEDTRKIIRENREVIDRLVDLLVDKETIDGDEFRQIVAEYTAVPDKERYVPQL, encoded by the coding sequence ATGAAATCTTCTTGGAGAACCATCCTGCTATGGGCGATTCCCGCGCTAGTCGTTGGGTTCTTCCTGTGGCAAGGATCAATCGCTCCAGCCGCACCCAACACTGGGAAAAATACTGCTAGTACACGCATGACCTACGGGCGATTCCTAGAGTATTTGGATGCCAATCGAATTACTAGCGTTGACTTATATGATGGCGGTCGTACCGCGATCGTCGAAGCCGTCGATCCAGACTTGGACAATCGGCTACAACGGTTACGGGTCGATCTACCAGGCGACACTCCCCAACTCATCACACGCTTACGTTCCTCGAACATTAACCTAGATTCGCACCCAGTTCGCAACGATGGGGCAGTCTGGGGTTTACTCGGTAACTTGGTCTTCCCGATTCTCTTATTAGGTGGATTGTTCTTCTTGTTCCGTCGCTCTGGTAATGTTCCGGGCGGTCCTGGACAAGCGATGAACTTCGGCAAGTCTCGCGCTCGGTTCCAAATGGAAGCCAAAACAGGTGTCTTGTTTGATGATGTCGCGGGCATCGAAGAAGCCAAAGAGGAACTTCAAGAAGTTGTTACTTTCTTGAAGAAGCCAGAACGCTTTACCGCAGTCGGCGCGAAAATCCCCAAAGGAGTCTTACTCGTCGGACCTCCTGGAACCGGGAAAACTTTATTAGCAAAAGCGATCGCAGGCGAAGCGGGTACACCATTCTTTTCGATTTCGGGTTCTGAATTCGTCGAAATGTTCGTGGGTGTCGGGGCTTCCCGAGTTCGCGATCTGTTCAAAAAAGCCAAAGAAAATGCACCCTGTATCATCTTTATCGATGAAATTGACGCAGTGGGTCGTCAACGTGGAGCAGGTATCGGTGGCGGTAACGACGAACGTGAGCAAACCTTGAACCAGCTTCTCACTGAAATGGACGGGTTTGAGGGCAACTCTGGCATCATCATCATTGCGGCAACAAACCGTCCTGATGTGTTGGATTCCGCCTTGCTTCGTCCCGGTCGTTTCGATCGCCAAGTGACCGTCGATGTCCCTGATATCAAAGGTCGCTTAGAAGTTCTCAATGTTCACGCTCGCAACAAGAAGATTTCCGAAGAAGTCTCATTAGATGCGATCGCGCGTCGGACTCCTGGCTTCTCTGGGGCTGACTTAGCCAACTTGCTGAACGAAGCTGCGATTCTCACCGCACGTCGCCGCAAAGATGCGATTACGATGTCTGAGATTGATGATGCAGTTGACCGGGTTGTTGCAGGGATGGAAGGCACACCGCTAACCGACAGCAAGAGCAAACGGTTGATTGCGTATCACGAAGTTGGACATGCGATCGTCGGCACTTTGGTGAAAGAACACGATCCAGTTCAGAAAGTAACCTTAATTCCTCGCGGTCAGGCTCGTGGTCTAACTTGGTTTATGCCGAGTGAAGATCAAGGATTGATCTCACGTGCTCAAATCTTGGCGCGAATTAAAGGCGCATTGGGTGGACGCGCAGCAGAAGAAGTGATCTTTGGAGATGCTGAAGTGACGACAGGTGCAGGCGGTGACATTCAACAAGTCACAAGCATGGCACGTCAGATGGTCACTCGCTATGGCATGTCGGATTTAGGTCCTCTATCGCTAGAAAGTCAGCAAGGCGAGGTTTTCTTGGGTGGCGGTTGGATGACGCGATCGGAGTATTCCGAAGAAATCGCGGCTCGAATTGATGCTCAAGTCCGTTCCATTGTTGAACATTGCTTAGAAGACACTCGCAAGATCATTCGCGAAAATCGCGAGGTGATTGACCGATTGGTTGATCTACTCGTGGACAAAGAAACGATCGATGGTGACGAATTCCGTCAAATCGTGGCTGAGTACACGGCAGTTCCTGACAAAGAGCGCTACGTGCCTCAACTGTAA
- a CDS encoding DUF554 domain-containing protein, translating to MLTTLIWLIHPATLGVFVKTSGTWINVATVLIGSGLGIVLKGNLPTRMQRIITQALGLLTLFLGVTMAGSLLKVKLGIFDGVIIGLIAIVIGGLLGEWWRIDARLRAIGDALKHRFQGGGSFTEGFVAASLLFCVGPMAMIGSLNNGLSGDNTLLSIKSAMDGLASIALSSSYGIGVAFSILPIVVYQGGLSIAASFLAQSLSEPATNPSVLLTSGVGGLIVMGLGLNLLEVAELSIAAFLPGLLLAPLLCAIIEWLA from the coding sequence ATGCTAACAACCCTGATCTGGCTCATTCATCCTGCAACACTTGGCGTATTCGTAAAAACAAGCGGCACTTGGATCAATGTTGCAACCGTGCTCATTGGAAGTGGACTCGGCATTGTGCTAAAAGGCAATCTGCCCACCCGAATGCAGCGCATCATTACTCAAGCGCTCGGATTGCTGACTTTGTTTCTCGGTGTAACGATGGCAGGAAGTTTGCTCAAGGTCAAGCTTGGCATTTTCGATGGCGTGATTATTGGGTTAATTGCGATCGTCATCGGCGGGTTACTCGGTGAATGGTGGCGCATTGATGCTCGACTTCGTGCGATCGGGGATGCGTTGAAACATCGCTTTCAAGGAGGCGGAAGTTTTACAGAAGGATTTGTGGCGGCAAGTTTACTGTTTTGCGTTGGCCCGATGGCAATGATTGGGAGTTTGAACAATGGTTTGTCAGGAGACAATACACTCCTTTCGATCAAATCTGCAATGGATGGCTTAGCCTCGATCGCATTGAGCAGCAGCTATGGCATTGGAGTCGCGTTCTCGATCTTGCCGATCGTGGTTTATCAAGGCGGACTCTCGATCGCCGCTAGTTTTTTAGCGCAATCCCTATCTGAGCCAGCGACAAATCCATCCGTTTTACTCACCTCTGGAGTCGGCGGATTAATCGTGATGGGACTTGGCTTAAACCTTTTAGAGGTCGCAGAATTAAGCATTGCTGCATTTCTGCCAGGACTGCTGCTTGCGCCATTACTTTGTGCAATCATTGAGTGGTTGGCGTAA
- a CDS encoding DUF4335 domain-containing protein, producing the protein MSSPNSVIRRYTPPTCTLEIAAKDSPLSRWMGQSVLKHLRFKLSFDDPRVSEEQWTTIRGDRNQLEALCNAVSHYVQNFLSQSSRFGNRDSATATEPNTAVMPETEQNSAGIHLQPRGLISHELHLGTLANESTGSTLQLSAVQLADLASALDEYSADVTALPNLEKPSWVQVAPAWGTIAAGFIVAIGVMAAFRPLFDSSPAPQTAQSPSSNDQRLPVQPLPSTPAPNTIGALPTSPVPLPSGSPGTQTAPNLNPGSLPAQPGQPPQLRIAQEPAVEAPPQQQIQIQTPPLQDVPVASIPDQTKPSPAQGNTTGNQAARSRDPNEAPTPPENAGDAAIASAAREASPSAESAPQPSSLSRAAAPPAAVQIPQAKEAEQRLQKAWQPPADLKSNFEFVIFVDEKGNVTDRQALDDTARKFANVTGIPKIGENLVSPLKGRGSATFRVLYKPDGTVQAFLQ; encoded by the coding sequence ATGTCCTCACCCAACTCTGTGATTCGACGTTACACACCGCCCACCTGCACTTTAGAAATCGCTGCGAAGGATTCGCCGCTTTCGCGTTGGATGGGTCAATCTGTTCTCAAACATCTGCGCTTCAAACTCAGCTTTGACGATCCACGAGTCAGTGAAGAACAGTGGACAACCATTAGAGGCGATCGCAATCAGCTCGAAGCCCTTTGTAATGCGGTCAGCCACTACGTCCAAAATTTTCTCAGCCAGTCCAGCCGATTTGGAAATCGTGACTCTGCGACAGCGACAGAACCTAACACCGCTGTCATGCCTGAAACTGAGCAAAATTCGGCTGGAATTCACCTGCAACCGAGAGGATTGATCTCGCACGAATTACATTTAGGCACGCTTGCCAACGAATCAACCGGATCAACGTTGCAATTGAGTGCGGTTCAACTCGCAGATCTTGCCTCTGCACTCGATGAATATTCTGCTGATGTCACTGCACTTCCCAATCTTGAAAAACCGAGTTGGGTGCAGGTCGCTCCTGCATGGGGAACGATCGCAGCAGGTTTCATTGTCGCCATTGGCGTAATGGCAGCCTTTAGACCTCTATTTGACTCATCTCCTGCACCCCAAACCGCCCAATCTCCGAGCAGCAACGATCAGCGCCTTCCAGTACAACCCCTTCCAAGCACTCCTGCACCCAATACGATTGGAGCGCTCCCCACTTCCCCAGTGCCCTTGCCTTCTGGTTCTCCTGGAACCCAAACCGCTCCTAATCTAAATCCTGGTAGTCTCCCAGCACAGCCTGGTCAGCCGCCCCAACTGAGAATTGCTCAAGAACCCGCTGTTGAAGCTCCTCCTCAACAGCAAATCCAAATTCAAACGCCTCCGCTACAAGATGTTCCAGTAGCTTCGATTCCTGACCAAACTAAGCCATCGCCCGCCCAAGGAAATACTACTGGCAACCAAGCTGCTCGATCGAGAGATCCTAACGAAGCACCAACCCCTCCTGAAAATGCGGGTGATGCCGCGATCGCAAGCGCTGCACGTGAAGCATCTCCATCTGCTGAGAGCGCACCACAACCTTCCTCTCTGTCTCGTGCTGCTGCTCCTCCTGCCGCTGTGCAGATTCCTCAAGCGAAGGAAGCAGAGCAGAGACTACAAAAGGCTTGGCAACCGCCAGCCGATCTCAAGAGCAATTTTGAATTTGTGATTTTTGTAGATGAGAAAGGAAATGTTACAGACAGACAGGCATTAGACGACACTGCAAGAAAGTTTGCGAACGTCACCGGAATTCCGAAAATTGGAGAGAATCTAGTTTCTCCGCTCAAGGGAAGAGGTTCAGCCACTTTCCGAGTGTTGTACAAACCGGATGGAACCGTTCAAGCCTTCTTGCAGTAA
- a CDS encoding methylated-DNA--[protein]-cysteine S-methyltransferase produces MIYYQWFTSPLGQVLLTSNGQSLTGLHLHGQKYFPNRTEDWQESTLDLFVQVQEQLTEYFAHQRQQFDLPLEPQGTPFQKQVWQLLTEIPFGQTISYGTLAKQTGNPTASRAVGAANGRNPIAIVVPCHRVIAANGALTGYAGGVDRKQWLLRHEQAEVGNLLGSVV; encoded by the coding sequence ATGATTTACTACCAATGGTTCACGAGTCCTTTAGGTCAAGTGCTGCTGACTTCAAATGGTCAATCGCTGACTGGGTTGCATCTGCACGGACAAAAATATTTCCCTAATCGAACTGAAGACTGGCAAGAATCAACGCTCGATCTGTTTGTGCAAGTTCAAGAACAACTGACAGAATACTTTGCACATCAGCGCCAGCAGTTTGATCTGCCACTTGAGCCTCAAGGAACCCCATTTCAAAAACAAGTTTGGCAATTGCTCACAGAGATTCCCTTTGGTCAGACTATCTCTTATGGCACATTAGCCAAACAAACTGGCAATCCTACTGCATCTCGCGCGGTCGGTGCAGCGAACGGTCGAAATCCGATCGCGATCGTCGTTCCCTGCCACCGAGTCATCGCAGCCAATGGAGCTTTAACAGGGTATGCAGGAGGAGTCGATCGTAAACAATGGCTCCTTCGGCATGAACAAGCAGAAGTGGGAAATTTATTGGGAAGCGTTGTTTGA
- a CDS encoding DUF4168 domain-containing protein, with protein MSHRLMMMNREPSSLSQMLIKRSLAIGAFSTIAVLAGWTPNLSAPVAKMFDQSAFAQETAFTRYVRSAVALEQRRLELENQLRQVTGGSVPKGVCQNINQVNSGARDQVRGLCQEFRQSFYKILASQNPQLSLDEFNSFQSQVGSRAMCDRVAQEARRLKIGDISCEGTK; from the coding sequence ATGTCACACCGCCTTATGATGATGAATCGTGAACCCTCTTCTCTCTCTCAAATGCTGATCAAACGCTCTCTTGCAATCGGTGCCTTTTCGACGATCGCTGTTTTAGCAGGCTGGACACCGAATCTCTCCGCTCCAGTCGCAAAAATGTTTGATCAATCTGCTTTTGCACAGGAAACTGCCTTTACCCGGTACGTTCGGTCTGCGGTTGCGCTAGAACAACGCCGACTTGAACTTGAAAATCAACTGCGACAAGTCACAGGTGGCAGCGTGCCTAAAGGGGTGTGTCAAAATATCAATCAAGTGAATTCTGGTGCCCGTGATCAAGTGCGTGGGCTATGTCAGGAGTTTCGTCAAAGTTTTTATAAAATTCTTGCCAGTCAAAATCCTCAATTGAGTTTGGATGAATTCAACTCTTTCCAAAGTCAAGTCGGCAGTCGTGCAATGTGCGATCGAGTGGCTCAAGAAGCTCGACGCTTGAAAATTGGCGATATTAGCTGTGAAGGCACGAAGTAG
- the gltX gene encoding glutamate--tRNA ligase: MTVRVRIAPSPTGNLHIGTARTAVFNWLFARHHGGKFILRIEDTDLERSKPEFTQNIFEGLTWLGLTWDEEPVYQTARMHLYREKIQQLLDRGLAYRAYDTPEELDAMREAQKARNEAPRYDNRHRNLTPEQEAAFLAEGRKPVIRFKIEDDREISWTDLVRGTVTWKGRDLGGDMVIARAAEGQEVGQPLYNFVVVVDDIDMNISHVIRGEDHIGNTPKQILLYEALGATLPEFGHTPLILNQAGAKLSKRDGVTSISDFKEMGYTAEAIANYMTLLGWSPPEPMTEIFTLAEAAEQFSFDRVNKAGAKFDWDKLNWINGQYIHAMPVSEATNLLIPVWKSAGYEFDAERDRAWLEQITALVAPSLARLNEAADMTRYLFQSLDYTDDAKAQMQQDGAATAIQAILDAMPAELTETATQDVIKQVVKEQNLKKGIVMKSLRAALTGALQGPDLVQSWLLLNQKGLDRSRFEQALSIANAG; encoded by the coding sequence ATGACCGTTCGCGTTCGTATTGCACCCAGTCCTACTGGCAATCTCCACATCGGAACGGCTAGAACTGCGGTATTTAATTGGCTATTTGCCCGCCATCATGGCGGCAAGTTTATCCTACGGATTGAAGACACTGATTTAGAGCGATCGAAACCTGAATTCACGCAAAATATTTTCGAGGGATTAACCTGGCTCGGTTTGACGTGGGACGAAGAACCCGTTTATCAAACGGCTCGGATGCATCTCTATCGCGAGAAGATTCAGCAGTTGCTCGATCGAGGATTGGCGTATCGCGCTTATGATACGCCGGAAGAACTCGACGCAATGCGAGAAGCTCAAAAAGCGAGAAATGAAGCACCGCGCTATGACAATCGCCATCGCAACCTCACCCCCGAACAGGAAGCAGCGTTTCTAGCAGAAGGGCGTAAACCTGTAATTCGATTCAAAATCGAAGACGATCGAGAAATTTCCTGGACAGATCTCGTGCGCGGCACGGTGACTTGGAAAGGTCGCGATCTAGGCGGTGACATGGTGATTGCCCGTGCAGCAGAAGGTCAAGAAGTCGGACAACCCCTCTATAACTTTGTAGTGGTGGTTGACGATATTGATATGAACATCAGCCATGTGATTCGAGGCGAAGATCATATCGGAAATACTCCAAAGCAAATTCTGCTGTATGAAGCTTTAGGCGCAACTCTGCCTGAATTTGGACATACCCCGCTGATTCTCAACCAAGCAGGCGCGAAACTTTCCAAGCGGGACGGCGTGACCTCAATTTCTGACTTTAAAGAGATGGGATACACCGCAGAAGCGATCGCGAATTATATGACCCTGCTCGGCTGGTCGCCCCCTGAACCGATGACTGAAATTTTCACCCTGGCTGAAGCGGCTGAGCAATTTAGCTTCGATCGCGTCAACAAAGCCGGTGCAAAATTCGATTGGGACAAACTCAACTGGATTAATGGGCAATACATTCATGCCATGCCCGTTTCTGAGGCAACAAATTTATTAATTCCGGTTTGGAAATCAGCAGGATATGAATTTGATGCAGAGCGCGATCGCGCTTGGCTCGAACAGATTACCGCGCTCGTTGCACCCAGTCTTGCTCGATTAAACGAAGCAGCCGACATGACCCGCTACTTATTCCAATCGTTGGACTACACCGACGATGCCAAGGCACAAATGCAACAAGACGGCGCTGCAACTGCTATCCAAGCCATTTTGGATGCCATGCCTGCTGAACTCACCGAGACTGCAACTCAAGATGTCATCAAACAAGTGGTCAAAGAGCAGAACTTGAAAAAAGGCATCGTGATGAAATCTCTCAGAGCCGCTCTAACTGGAGCATTACAAGGTCCTGACCTCGTTCAATCCTGGCTGTTACTCAATCAGAAAGGACTCGATCGATCTCGCTTTGAGCAAGCGTTATCGATCGCGAATGCTGGATAG
- a CDS encoding DUF3038 domain-containing protein: MTSIVQPTASSPSNWEDLNLSAQPSPDQLDNIKAQLDLILLALEAIANLSSEAMLQAATDLKLESMISDRVSLWRLRQSSPLRKGQGGRKKLDVDEARALTLIICHLAKQHSELIRRAVALLEQLTEQNREPHQAALLGNYLDAFHNTYQERMEEGEKASTDSLTNLALKLLIDLLFYGNPQGVRRLWLTLLDRSLPTVPN, from the coding sequence ATGACATCGATCGTGCAGCCAACCGCCTCCTCTCCCTCAAATTGGGAAGACCTCAACCTCTCAGCCCAGCCAAGCCCCGATCAGTTGGACAACATCAAAGCCCAACTTGATCTCATTTTGCTGGCACTCGAAGCGATCGCGAATCTCTCCTCGGAAGCCATGCTGCAAGCTGCAACCGATTTGAAGCTCGAATCGATGATCAGCGATCGAGTCTCACTCTGGCGGTTGAGGCAATCGAGTCCTTTACGTAAAGGACAAGGCGGACGCAAAAAGCTCGATGTCGATGAAGCTCGCGCTTTAACTCTAATCATCTGTCATCTGGCAAAACAGCACAGTGAGCTGATTCGGCGCGCTGTTGCACTTCTCGAACAATTGACCGAACAGAATCGCGAACCCCATCAAGCTGCCCTTCTAGGCAACTATCTAGATGCATTTCACAATACCTATCAAGAGCGAATGGAAGAAGGCGAAAAAGCTTCGACTGATTCACTCACCAATCTGGCGTTAAAATTGCTGATTGACCTGCTGTTTTATGGCAATCCGCAAGGTGTACGCCGCCTGTGGTTAACCCTGCTCGATCGCTCATTGCCCACGGTTCCAAATTAA
- a CDS encoding DUF1993 domain-containing protein, with the protein MQRQNIDLIQNLFQSRLATLEHLLKTAQAHFCDDESFLQQRIAADMFPFGTQIAFTCNQPRNFALWCDGKSADNLDPNVTSLAQAYELIANTNELLLSINVEDIKLDEMTRIYDKNLYIELSGSAYVNEFLIPNFYFHLVTAYDILRMAGVPLGKRDYMIHLVPFIKQAEA; encoded by the coding sequence ATGCAACGGCAAAATATAGATTTAATTCAAAACCTCTTTCAAAGTCGCTTAGCAACTCTTGAGCATCTCTTGAAAACAGCTCAAGCTCATTTTTGTGATGACGAATCGTTTCTTCAACAGCGCATCGCGGCTGATATGTTTCCCTTCGGGACTCAGATTGCTTTCACCTGTAATCAGCCACGCAACTTTGCTCTCTGGTGTGATGGTAAGTCTGCGGATAATTTAGATCCAAATGTCACATCTCTTGCACAAGCATACGAACTTATCGCAAACACGAATGAACTTCTTTTGAGCATTAACGTTGAAGATATAAAGCTAGATGAGATGACACGCATTTATGACAAGAACCTATACATCGAGCTATCTGGTAGCGCCTATGTGAATGAATTTCTCATCCCAAACTTTTACTTCCATTTGGTCACAGCGTATGACATTCTTCGTATGGCTGGTGTACCCCTTGGTAAACGCGATTACATGATTCACCTCGTGCCATTCATCAAGCAGGCTGAAGCCTAA